One segment of Neobacillus endophyticus DNA contains the following:
- a CDS encoding superoxide dismutase — MDRFSQYVNELFQWNEQMKQFLFSEKVGLNSELWKNLDEFTDLIENTNRDLSTEEMLQLQEKAEYIHEQMENYFKRKQEGSVGTIFVLEKPVPIGGHTLPELAYPYNALEPYISEEIMRLHHDKHHQAYVDGLNKAELNLKKARDNNDFSLIKHWSRELAFHGSGHYLHSIFWRNMSPNGGGQPQGLLKKGIEDYFGDFTAFKNHFSEAAKQVEGVGWALLVWSPKAKHLEVLQTERHMILTQWDTVPLLVLDVWEHAYYLQYKNNRAKYVDNWWNIVDWNDVEMRYEKAADIKWPAL; from the coding sequence ATGGATCGTTTTAGTCAGTATGTAAATGAATTATTTCAATGGAATGAACAGATGAAGCAATTTTTGTTTTCTGAAAAGGTAGGTCTAAACTCTGAATTGTGGAAGAATTTAGATGAGTTTACAGACCTGATTGAAAACACGAATCGTGATTTATCCACTGAGGAAATGCTTCAGCTTCAGGAAAAGGCTGAATATATCCATGAACAAATGGAGAATTATTTTAAACGTAAACAAGAGGGCAGCGTTGGGACGATCTTTGTGCTTGAAAAGCCCGTTCCAATTGGCGGCCACACCCTGCCAGAATTAGCATACCCCTACAATGCATTAGAACCTTATATCTCGGAAGAAATTATGAGACTTCATCACGATAAGCATCATCAAGCATATGTCGATGGTTTAAATAAAGCAGAATTAAATTTAAAAAAAGCAAGAGACAATAATGATTTTTCATTAATCAAACATTGGTCGCGCGAACTGGCTTTTCACGGATCTGGCCACTATTTACATTCTATTTTCTGGAGAAATATGAGTCCAAATGGCGGTGGACAACCACAAGGTTTATTAAAGAAGGGGATTGAAGATTATTTCGGGGATTTCACAGCTTTTAAAAACCATTTCTCTGAAGCAGCTAAACAGGTAGAAGGAGTAGGATGGGCATTGTTGGTTTGGTCACCAAAAGCAAAACATCTAGAGGTCTTGCAAACGGAAAGACATATGATCCTGACACAGTGGGATACTGTACCATTGCTTGTATTAGATGTTTGGGAGCATGCTTATTATCTTCAATATAAAAACAATCGGGCAAAATATGTTGATAATTGGTGGAATATTGTTGATTGGAATGATGTGGAAATGAGGTATGAAAAAGCAGCGGATATTAAATGGCCAGCCCTTTGA
- a CDS encoding YpuI family protein translates to MGNTLVNSQLKDVKIFLSNAITTVEEFLNETSLSQWNFEKEEERAYTKIILSHLRKLIVYSEEGFDACSVILQSEPFQKAAAEKTLYKIYHQCIEEFFAPKNDAWYEDSRSAYTGRNSIKFYRNVPENVQQLVKSLEGDFQRIREELEYYETDYRTKMMQSK, encoded by the coding sequence ATGGGAAATACATTAGTCAATTCACAACTTAAAGATGTTAAGATTTTTTTATCAAATGCAATAACAACTGTTGAGGAATTTTTAAATGAAACTTCGCTTTCACAATGGAACTTCGAAAAGGAAGAGGAACGCGCTTATACCAAGATCATCCTCTCTCATTTGCGAAAATTGATCGTTTATAGTGAAGAAGGCTTTGATGCCTGTTCCGTGATTCTCCAAAGTGAGCCTTTCCAAAAAGCAGCAGCTGAAAAAACATTATACAAAATCTATCATCAATGCATTGAAGAATTTTTCGCTCCTAAGAATGATGCTTGGTATGAAGATAGTAGGTCAGCCTATACGGGAAGAAATTCCATCAAATTTTATCGTAATGTTCCTGAAAATGTTCAGCAATTGGTTAAAAGTCTTGAAGGCGACTTTCAACGTATTAGGGAAGAATTGGAATATTATGAAACCGACTACCGCACAAAAATGATGCAGTCAAAATAA
- the scpB gene encoding SMC-Scp complex subunit ScpB, translated as MELINWTSILESLLFAAGDEGLSLKQIAEVMEVDELKASEIISDLIRDYNQNENRGIILVELAGTYQLATKKENANYLKKLVDSPNTSTLSQAALETLAIIAYKQPITRAEIEEIRGVKTERPLHTLIAKALIKEIGRAEGAGRAYLYGTTKEFLDYFGLKSLDELPQLPEKVEEDYVQEEADLFFEKFQETINS; from the coding sequence TTGGAGCTCATTAATTGGACAAGCATATTGGAAAGTCTCTTGTTTGCTGCGGGAGATGAAGGACTGTCTCTTAAGCAAATAGCAGAAGTGATGGAAGTGGATGAGCTAAAAGCAAGTGAAATCATTTCTGATTTAATAAGGGATTATAATCAAAATGAAAATCGCGGCATTATACTTGTCGAGCTTGCTGGTACATACCAGCTTGCCACGAAGAAAGAGAATGCAAATTATTTAAAGAAATTGGTGGATTCTCCGAATACCTCAACTTTATCGCAGGCAGCACTCGAGACATTGGCCATTATTGCTTATAAACAACCGATCACAAGAGCGGAAATTGAAGAAATACGTGGTGTAAAAACAGAACGACCGCTTCATACTTTAATCGCTAAAGCATTAATAAAAGAAATCGGCCGTGCCGAAGGTGCTGGACGTGCATATTTATATGGTACAACGAAAGAGTTTCTTGATTACTTTGGATTAAAAAGTCTTGATGAACTTCCGCAACTTCCAGAAAAAGTGGAGGAAGACTATGTACAGGAAGAAGCAGACTTATTTTTTGAAAAATTTCAAGAAACGATTAACTCCTAA
- a CDS encoding segregation/condensation protein A: MPYQVKIDAFEGPLDLLLHLINRLEIDIYDIPVAQITEQYLLYIHTMNELKLDVASEYLVMAATLLAIKSKMLLPKHEEEYHEEDPEMIFEEDPRDELVERLIEYRKYKEAANDLKSLEEERGLMYTKPPSDLSDVTKEVNPNKSDINISLYDMLAAFQKLMRRKKLQRPMTTKIARQEISIEKRMTEILDELKQFSGRKNFNELFPYPAKDHIVVTFLAILELMKRKEIDAAQEENFGDIYIQAIQEGSNAVGAH; encoded by the coding sequence ATGCCTTATCAGGTGAAAATTGATGCGTTTGAAGGGCCGTTGGATTTATTGCTTCATCTCATAAATCGGCTTGAAATCGATATATACGATATCCCTGTTGCCCAAATTACCGAGCAATATCTATTGTATATTCATACAATGAATGAGCTTAAACTTGATGTTGCCAGTGAATACTTGGTGATGGCAGCAACACTGCTGGCGATAAAAAGCAAAATGCTGCTTCCGAAACACGAAGAAGAATATCATGAAGAGGATCCAGAAATGATCTTTGAGGAAGATCCCCGCGACGAACTAGTGGAACGATTAATCGAATATCGAAAATACAAAGAAGCGGCAAATGATTTAAAGTCACTAGAGGAAGAACGTGGCTTGATGTATACAAAGCCACCAAGTGATCTTTCTGATGTAACAAAAGAAGTAAATCCAAACAAATCTGACATAAATATTTCTCTTTATGATATGTTGGCTGCTTTTCAAAAGCTGATGCGCAGAAAGAAATTGCAGCGACCAATGACAACGAAAATTGCCCGTCAGGAAATATCCATTGAGAAAAGAATGACAGAAATACTGGATGAATTAAAGCAATTTAGCGGTAGAAAGAATTTTAATGAGTTATTCCCTTATCCTGCAAAGGATCATATCGTTGTAACATTCTTAGCCATATTAGAGCTCATGAAACGAAAAGAAATTGATGCAGCGCAGGAAGAAAACTTTGGCGACATTTATATTCAAGCAATACAGGAAGGAAGTAATGCGGTTGGAGCTCATTAA
- a CDS encoding YjcZ family sporulation protein — protein sequence MSDGVGYGGFGSGFALIVVLFILLIIVGAAWVW from the coding sequence ATGTCTGATGGTGTAGGTTATGGCGGATTCGGAAGCGGATTTGCGTTAATTGTCGTATTATTTATTTTATTGATAATTGTTGGTGCTGCATGGGTTTGGTAG
- a CDS encoding DUF309 domain-containing protein: MYPTAYLQYLVHFHGDRDYFECHEILEEHWKESDAGNKESIWVGLILLAVSAYHHRRNNFNGAERTLDKAISIFSSKEKDLPDFGLDGHQLLHLLTERQAAIKASAPYVSIHLPIVDSVLLELCRNNCEAGGFPWGSHSDMTNSHIVHRHKLRDRSDVIAERNRALQIKKGNE; the protein is encoded by the coding sequence TTGTATCCAACAGCATATCTTCAATATTTAGTCCATTTTCATGGAGATCGCGACTATTTTGAATGCCACGAAATTCTTGAAGAGCATTGGAAAGAGAGTGACGCTGGCAACAAAGAATCCATATGGGTTGGTCTTATTCTACTGGCGGTATCCGCCTATCATCATCGCCGCAACAATTTCAATGGAGCTGAAAGAACATTAGATAAAGCTATTTCTATCTTTTCTAGTAAGGAAAAGGATCTTCCTGATTTCGGTTTGGACGGACACCAGCTTCTTCATCTATTAACAGAACGCCAAGCGGCTATCAAAGCCTCTGCTCCGTATGTTAGCATTCATTTACCCATCGTTGACTCAGTTTTATTGGAATTATGCAGGAATAATTGTGAGGCAGGAGGCTTTCCATGGGGCAGTCATAGTGATATGACAAATAGTCACATCGTTCATCGCCACAAATTGCGAGATCGTTCCGATGTAATTGCTGAAAGGAACAGAGCGTTACAGATAAAAAAAGGCAACGAATAG
- a CDS encoding GNAT family N-acetyltransferase: MLIRYKKTFEKIAMGLLSFMPNEKDLKKLQLTMKDYETEKNRQLFLWKEEDIIGLIGVLFHEDQNSIEIQHISVNPSHRFQGVGKRMVKELKDLYADKVISPNADTAPFIEKCDLC; the protein is encoded by the coding sequence ATGTTAATTCGTTATAAAAAGACATTTGAGAAAATTGCAATGGGGTTATTATCTTTTATGCCAAATGAGAAGGATTTAAAAAAACTCCAGCTGACAATGAAGGACTATGAGACAGAAAAAAATCGACAGCTTTTTTTATGGAAGGAAGAAGATATAATCGGACTTATTGGCGTCCTCTTTCATGAAGATCAAAACTCTATAGAAATTCAGCATATATCCGTAAATCCCTCGCACCGATTCCAGGGAGTCGGAAAAAGGATGGTAAAGGAACTGAAAGATTTATATGCTGATAAAGTAATTAGCCCAAATGCAGATACAGCGCCATTCATTGAAAAATGCGATCTGTGCTGA
- a CDS encoding DUF1002 domain-containing protein, whose protein sequence is MKKILILLMAAILFMNPLRSFADMVEGDMIVTLGANLTDTQKNNLLAEMNAPKDVHIVTVTNQEEHQYLGKYVANALIGTKAISSSAITIAPKGSGITVKTNNITWVTNEMYINALITAGVKDANIYITSPVPVSGTAALTGIIKAYEISADKTIPEAVKQAANQEMVETAKLGDSIGDKNAAALIAKVKEEIAKKKPQNDEELRQIIEQAASDLNVKLTNDQMQSLMDLFNKLKNLNINWNQVSDQINKAQDRISKFLQSGEGQGFLDKIKNFFISLIDWIKSIFA, encoded by the coding sequence ATGAAAAAGATACTCATCCTACTCATGGCGGCTATATTATTTATGAATCCTCTTAGGAGCTTTGCCGACATGGTTGAAGGTGATATGATTGTGACTTTAGGCGCTAATTTAACTGATACCCAGAAAAATAATCTTTTAGCTGAAATGAATGCTCCAAAAGACGTCCATATCGTAACTGTGACAAATCAGGAGGAACATCAATATTTAGGAAAGTATGTTGCAAATGCACTTATTGGCACAAAGGCCATATCGTCATCTGCCATTACGATTGCTCCAAAAGGTTCAGGGATTACAGTAAAAACCAATAATATTACCTGGGTAACCAATGAAATGTATATTAATGCCTTGATTACTGCAGGTGTCAAGGATGCAAACATCTATATTACATCTCCAGTACCCGTTTCTGGTACGGCTGCTCTGACAGGTATTATTAAAGCTTACGAAATATCCGCCGATAAAACCATACCTGAAGCTGTCAAACAGGCAGCCAATCAGGAAATGGTGGAAACCGCAAAGCTGGGTGATTCCATTGGTGATAAGAATGCAGCAGCTCTGATCGCAAAAGTAAAAGAAGAAATCGCCAAGAAAAAACCGCAAAATGATGAAGAGTTGCGCCAAATTATTGAACAAGCAGCAAGCGATTTAAATGTTAAGCTTACAAATGATCAAATGCAAAGCTTAATGGACTTATTCAATAAATTAAAAAATCTTAACATCAACTGGAACCAAGTTAGCGATCAAATAAATAAAGCTCAGGATCGCATTTCAAAATTCCTTCAATCTGGAGAAGGACAGGGATTTCTTGACAAAATCAAGAATTTTTTCATCTCTCTCATTGACTGGATTAAATCAATTTTCGCTTAA
- the lysA gene encoding diaminopimelate decarboxylase, which produces MYFYGTTGVNKNGNLEVGGVDAVELTREFGTPLYVYDVALIRERARGFKQTFEEQNIKSQVAYASKAFSTVAMVQLAEEEGLSLDVVSGGELFTAIKAGFPPERIHFHGNNKSRVELEMALEHQIGCIVIDNFFELELLKTICLEKNSSVNILLRVTPGIEAHTHDYILTGQEDSKFGFDLQNGQAGDALAAVLQFDHFSVLGIHCHIGSQIFETTGFILAAQKLIGKLAEWKETYSFEAKVLNLGGGFGIRYTKEDEPIPPSQYVSEIIKQVKTLTVEYSLSMPEIWIEPGRSLVGDAGITLYQVGSSKEVPGVRKYLAVDGGMSDNIRPALYHAKYEAVLANKPLAQAKETVSIAGKCCESGDMLIWDLPLPDAGEEDILAVFCTGAYGYSMANNYNRIPRPPVVFVENGKATLVVKRETYEDLLRLDLPLK; this is translated from the coding sequence ATGTATTTTTACGGTACAACTGGTGTAAATAAAAATGGCAATTTAGAAGTCGGCGGTGTAGATGCCGTTGAATTAACGAGAGAGTTTGGTACTCCCTTGTACGTCTATGATGTCGCACTGATTAGGGAAAGAGCTCGTGGATTTAAACAGACCTTTGAAGAACAAAACATAAAGTCACAAGTGGCATACGCTAGTAAAGCATTTTCTACCGTGGCCATGGTACAGCTCGCTGAAGAAGAAGGATTGTCACTTGATGTGGTGTCAGGCGGAGAATTGTTTACTGCCATAAAAGCCGGATTCCCACCTGAAAGAATTCATTTTCACGGTAATAATAAAAGCAGGGTCGAACTGGAAATGGCATTGGAACATCAAATTGGCTGTATTGTCATTGATAATTTTTTTGAATTGGAATTACTCAAAACTATCTGCCTGGAGAAGAATTCTTCTGTAAACATATTGTTACGTGTTACTCCGGGAATTGAAGCACACACACATGACTACATTTTAACCGGGCAGGAAGATTCGAAATTTGGATTTGACCTGCAAAATGGACAAGCGGGGGATGCTTTGGCAGCTGTTCTACAATTTGACCATTTTTCTGTCTTGGGTATTCACTGCCACATAGGATCGCAAATATTTGAAACAACCGGATTTATTTTAGCGGCTCAGAAATTGATTGGAAAATTGGCTGAATGGAAAGAAACGTATTCATTTGAGGCAAAAGTACTAAACTTAGGTGGAGGTTTTGGAATTCGTTATACAAAAGAGGATGAACCTATACCTCCATCTCAATATGTAAGTGAAATAATTAAACAAGTAAAAACCTTAACTGTTGAATATTCACTATCTATGCCGGAAATTTGGATCGAACCAGGACGTTCGCTGGTAGGGGATGCTGGTATTACTTTGTACCAGGTCGGGTCTTCCAAAGAGGTGCCTGGCGTCCGAAAATATTTGGCGGTTGATGGCGGGATGAGCGATAATATTCGACCTGCATTGTACCATGCGAAATATGAAGCAGTATTGGCCAATAAGCCATTAGCTCAAGCAAAAGAAACAGTTTCCATTGCAGGGAAATGCTGTGAATCAGGAGATATGCTAATTTGGGATTTACCTCTTCCGGATGCAGGGGAAGAAGACATTTTGGCGGTTTTTTGCACAGGGGCTTACGGTTACTCAATGGCTAACAATTATAATCGCATTCCAAGACCGCCGGTCGTTTTTGTGGAAAATGGAAAAGCCACACTTGTCGTAAAACGTGAGACATATGAGGACTTGTTAAGACTTGATTTGCCTTTGAAATAG
- a CDS encoding spore germination protein codes for MTNIKDQKWPIPLSVHEVENYMKQRVGLGVSFDLNYRKLKILGKDVHLYCVSGLCDSLLITHLLEELVEINDHEKLGSDVFKIIENRLVNYSVEQNNQLDYMIDKVLSGLAGIVVDGENKAFIIDVRSYPTRSPQEPDTEKVVRGARDGFVENIILNTALTRRRIRDERLRFEMIRVGKRSKSDVALGYIEDIADPDLINILRKELKEMDIDGLPMADKTIEEFLINQGWNPFPLVRYTERADVAAAHILEGHVVIYCDTSPSVIITPTTYFHHVQHAEEFRESPPLGTFVRWTRFLGVLTSIILLPLWLLFVLEPSLLPDKLSFIGPNKTTHIPTVVQLFLGDFGIEFLRMAAIHTPTPLSTAMGLIAAVLIGQIAIAVGLFTPEVILYVAVAGIGTFTTPSYELSVANKIARMLLMIIVALFHTPGFVIGTTLFFLFLVNTRALNTPYLWPFLPFEPKGFMQILFRRAIPGSMLRPSIVHPRNRYRQSPDN; via the coding sequence ATGACAAATATTAAAGACCAGAAATGGCCAATCCCGCTATCGGTTCATGAAGTAGAAAATTATATGAAACAACGGGTTGGACTTGGAGTTAGCTTTGACTTGAATTATAGAAAATTAAAAATCCTGGGAAAAGATGTTCATTTATACTGTGTAAGCGGCTTATGTGATTCGCTTTTAATTACACACCTACTAGAAGAACTAGTAGAAATTAATGACCATGAAAAATTGGGATCAGATGTATTTAAAATTATCGAAAATAGACTTGTCAATTATTCGGTTGAACAAAATAATCAACTTGATTATATGATTGACAAAGTTTTGTCAGGTCTTGCCGGAATAGTAGTGGATGGTGAGAACAAAGCCTTCATTATTGATGTAAGAAGTTATCCAACCCGCTCCCCTCAAGAACCTGATACAGAAAAAGTTGTCCGCGGTGCAAGGGACGGGTTTGTTGAAAATATTATTTTAAATACCGCATTAACTAGGAGGAGAATCCGTGATGAACGTCTTCGCTTTGAAATGATCAGGGTTGGAAAACGTTCAAAATCAGACGTAGCTTTAGGATACATTGAAGATATTGCAGATCCGGATTTGATTAATATCCTAAGAAAAGAATTAAAAGAAATGGATATTGACGGACTTCCTATGGCTGACAAAACGATTGAAGAGTTTCTTATCAATCAGGGGTGGAATCCATTCCCGCTTGTCAGATATACGGAAAGAGCGGATGTAGCGGCGGCTCATATTTTAGAGGGACACGTGGTCATATATTGCGATACCTCACCAAGTGTCATTATTACACCAACCACCTATTTCCACCATGTTCAGCATGCGGAAGAATTCCGTGAATCTCCGCCATTAGGGACATTTGTCCGCTGGACACGGTTTTTAGGGGTTTTAACATCGATCATTTTACTGCCATTATGGTTATTATTCGTATTGGAGCCCTCATTGCTGCCCGATAAACTGTCATTTATCGGTCCGAACAAAACGACACATATTCCAACTGTAGTTCAATTGTTTTTAGGGGACTTTGGGATTGAGTTTCTGCGTATGGCCGCTATACATACACCAACTCCTCTGTCCACTGCAATGGGCTTAATTGCTGCAGTACTAATTGGTCAAATAGCCATCGCTGTTGGACTGTTTACACCTGAAGTCATTCTTTATGTTGCAGTTGCGGGGATTGGAACGTTTACAACTCCCAGCTATGAATTAAGTGTGGCAAATAAAATTGCCAGAATGTTACTGATGATCATTGTTGCCCTTTTTCATACGCCGGGCTTTGTTATTGGAACTACGTTATTTTTTCTATTTCTTGTTAATACACGTGCGCTTAACACCCCATATTTATGGCCGTTTCTTCCTTTTGAACCAAAAGGATTCATGCAAATTCTTTTCCGTCGGGCCATTCCTGGGTCGATGCTGCGCCCAAGTATTGTTCATCCAAGAAACCGTTACCGTCAATCACCCGATAATTGA
- a CDS encoding stage V sporulation protein AE translates to MNNPRRVILVTDGDEYTKRVLQQIAKKIGGRCISQSQGNPSKLTGQEIVKLIKKAANDPVLVMFDDSGIIGEGAGETALKYVARHQDIEVLGIVAVAAKSKHEEWTRVDVCIDRDGELTPYGVDKFGIPEHEIGRINGDTVYCLDELNVPIIVGIGDVGKMARHDSYKFGSPITGKAIELILERSGFYDKY, encoded by the coding sequence ATGAACAATCCAAGACGTGTCATTTTAGTAACAGACGGTGATGAATATACAAAAAGAGTTTTGCAGCAAATTGCAAAAAAAATTGGCGGGCGATGTATTTCTCAGTCGCAAGGAAATCCGTCCAAATTAACAGGTCAGGAGATTGTGAAATTAATAAAAAAAGCGGCAAATGATCCTGTGCTTGTGATGTTTGATGATAGCGGAATCATTGGTGAAGGAGCTGGAGAAACCGCACTTAAATATGTTGCCCGGCACCAAGACATTGAAGTACTTGGGATTGTGGCCGTTGCAGCGAAATCAAAACATGAAGAATGGACAAGGGTAGATGTGTGCATTGACAGAGATGGAGAATTGACACCGTATGGAGTAGATAAATTTGGTATACCTGAACACGAAATTGGGAGAATAAATGGAGATACAGTCTACTGTCTAGATGAGTTAAATGTGCCCATAATTGTTGGAATTGGAGATGTTGGTAAAATGGCAAGACATGATTCGTATAAATTTGGTTCGCCAATAACAGGAAAGGCAATCGAACTTATACTTGAAAGGAGCGGCTTTTATGACAAATATTAA
- a CDS encoding stage V sporulation protein AB, with protein MTIKILIVLFVGLASGLAVGSGFVAFLTVLGIIPRLTQLSKTMKMIRQYEWAVVIGAFSGVIASLRDPEIGISAYFLIPLGLTGGVFVGMLAAGLTEALNVFPILAKRIRLDGEIVILIMAIVLGKMIGSIFQWVYFVHH; from the coding sequence ATGACGATTAAAATTCTTATTGTTTTATTTGTAGGACTGGCAAGCGGATTAGCCGTTGGTTCGGGGTTTGTTGCTTTTCTTACGGTACTTGGTATTATCCCTAGGCTGACGCAGCTTTCCAAAACCATGAAAATGATTCGACAATATGAATGGGCTGTTGTCATTGGAGCCTTTTCAGGTGTCATTGCAAGTTTGCGGGATCCAGAAATAGGGATCTCTGCCTATTTTTTAATTCCTTTAGGCTTAACAGGCGGTGTTTTTGTAGGGATGTTAGCGGCAGGACTTACCGAAGCATTGAATGTTTTTCCTATTCTAGCCAAAAGAATTCGCTTGGATGGCGAAATTGTCATTTTAATAATGGCCATTGTACTGGGGAAAATGATTGGTTCCATTTTTCAGTGGGTATATTTTGTTCATCATTAG
- a CDS encoding stage V sporulation protein AA, which translates to MEKTIYLRMRHRVQSRPKENVCLKDVAQIIAPETVLPMLKEIHVHRLTDADGNIVVIDVMKVIQLITERFGEIEVQTIGPAQTIVEVMTKQKGVSIPFFLLIWFLLFFGSAMTLMNFHDDVSMQSVQEKIYTIITGEKAAKPLLFQIPYSVGLGLGMILFFNHVFKKRINDEPSPLEVEMFNYQMDLDNYVILHENKESMKKVYDD; encoded by the coding sequence TTGGAAAAAACAATCTACCTCCGCATGCGGCATCGTGTTCAATCCCGGCCAAAGGAAAATGTTTGTTTAAAGGATGTCGCCCAAATTATTGCCCCAGAAACGGTCCTCCCAATGTTAAAAGAAATCCATGTCCATCGATTAACGGATGCGGATGGAAATATCGTAGTAATTGATGTAATGAAAGTCATACAGTTAATTACAGAAAGATTTGGGGAAATAGAGGTTCAAACAATCGGTCCTGCGCAAACAATCGTTGAAGTAATGACAAAGCAAAAAGGAGTATCTATTCCTTTTTTTCTTTTAATTTGGTTTCTATTATTTTTTGGTTCGGCCATGACATTAATGAACTTTCACGATGATGTAAGTATGCAAAGCGTCCAGGAAAAAATTTATACCATTATCACGGGAGAGAAGGCTGCAAAGCCGCTGTTATTTCAAATTCCTTATTCAGTTGGATTAGGATTAGGTATGATTTTATTTTTTAATCACGTTTTTAAGAAACGTATTAATGATGAACCAAGCCCATTGGAAGTGGAAATGTTTAATTATCAGATGGATTTGGATAATTATGTGATTTTACACGAAAATAAAGAAAGTATGAAAAAAGTTTATGACGATTAA
- the sigF gene encoding RNA polymerase sporulation sigma factor SigF has translation MDVEVKNDKNQAYLKDHEVKELIKKSQEGDQEARDLIVEKNMRLVWSVVQRFLNRGYDPDDLFQIGCIGLLKSVDKFDLSYDVKFSTYAVPMIIGEIQRFIRDDGTVKVSRSLKEMGNRIRKAKDELSKTLGRIPTVNEIAEYLELSPEDVILAQEAGRAPSSIHETVYENDGDPITLLDQIDDGNEGKWFDKIALKEAILELDERERLIVYLRYYKDQTQTEVALRLGISQVQVSRLEKKILQQMKDRMDI, from the coding sequence ATGGATGTGGAGGTCAAGAACGATAAAAATCAAGCGTATTTAAAAGATCACGAGGTCAAGGAGCTAATTAAGAAGAGTCAGGAAGGAGATCAAGAAGCAAGGGATCTAATTGTTGAGAAAAATATGCGCCTTGTATGGTCTGTTGTTCAACGGTTTCTTAATCGTGGTTATGACCCTGATGACTTGTTCCAAATCGGCTGTATTGGGTTATTGAAATCAGTGGATAAGTTTGATCTTTCATATGATGTCAAATTTTCCACCTATGCTGTACCCATGATTATCGGTGAAATTCAACGATTTATTCGTGACGATGGAACAGTTAAGGTCAGCCGATCCTTGAAAGAAATGGGGAACCGAATTCGCAAGGCGAAAGACGAGTTATCGAAAACGCTTGGTCGAATACCAACAGTTAATGAAATTGCTGAATATCTTGAATTATCTCCGGAGGATGTCATTCTTGCTCAAGAGGCAGGAAGGGCGCCTTCATCCATTCATGAAACTGTTTATGAAAATGATGGCGACCCGATTACCCTGCTTGATCAGATTGATGATGGAAATGAAGGGAAATGGTTTGATAAAATAGCACTAAAAGAAGCAATATTAGAACTTGATGAACGTGAAAGGCTTATCGTATATTTAAGATATTATAAAGATCAAACCCAAACAGAAGTAGCTTTAAGGCTTGGTATTTCCCAAGTTCAAGTTTCCAGGCTGGAGAAAAAAATTTTACAGCAAATGAAAGACCGTATGGATATTTAA
- the spoIIAB gene encoding anti-sigma F factor produces MKNEMNLEFSALSQNESFARVTVAAFIAQLDPTMDELTEIKTVVSEAVTNAIIHGYEKDPNGLVYIHVSIEDGLIDMTIKDGGVGIVDVEEARQPLFTTKPELERSGMGFTIMENFMDEVEVHSQPGIGTEVRLRKHIQNRTMLCN; encoded by the coding sequence GTGAAGAATGAAATGAATCTTGAATTTAGTGCCTTAAGTCAAAATGAGTCATTCGCCCGTGTTACTGTCGCTGCTTTTATTGCCCAGCTTGATCCTACCATGGACGAGTTGACTGAGATAAAAACCGTTGTTTCAGAAGCTGTGACAAATGCAATTATTCATGGATATGAAAAGGATCCAAATGGGCTTGTTTATATTCATGTGTCGATTGAGGATGGCTTAATTGACATGACGATTAAAGATGGTGGAGTAGGAATTGTCGATGTGGAGGAAGCTCGTCAGCCATTATTTACAACAAAGCCGGAGTTGGAACGGTCCGGCATGGGTTTCACCATCATGGAGAATTTCATGGATGAGGTAGAGGTTCATTCACAGCCAGGCATTGGAACCGAGGTTAGATTACGAAAGCATATACAAAATCGTACCATGCTTTGCAATTAA